Proteins from one Thermosinus carboxydivorans Nor1 genomic window:
- a CDS encoding dicarboxylate/amino acid:cation symporter, whose product MENSNGANGSQKFPLWLQILVGLVIGIGIGFLWPKFGAQLQPLGTAFIKAIKMIVMPLVFSAVTLGIYKMGSDIKQLGRLGILAFIWFYVATGLAIVLGIVLNAIFHPGAGVALQATGKIPANLATSINWAQFFLDIIPDNVVNAIANQKIIPTLFFSICFGLCLASIGEKGKPIVHILEGLLEAMFKLTKGVVATAPIAVAGIMAWVFATQGGKVLLAMAKLIGTLYIGLAIVMVIFWIIVYFLGLNPFATTKKVMEPLLLAFTTCSSEVTLPVHMEILERAGIPNKIVSFVLPLGYSFNLDGAALYQSLAVCFLAEAYGVPLDSASLLTILVTTLIANKGTANVPAASLVVLAVILTSIGLPVEAIAILAGVDRFMDMGRTTVNVFGNTIAAILLHRFGGAAAVEDTNTGVSA is encoded by the coding sequence ATGGAAAACAGTAACGGCGCCAATGGTTCGCAAAAATTTCCTTTGTGGCTGCAAATTCTGGTGGGCCTGGTTATCGGTATTGGCATCGGTTTCTTGTGGCCAAAATTTGGCGCACAGCTGCAGCCTTTAGGCACGGCCTTTATTAAAGCCATAAAAATGATTGTCATGCCGCTCGTCTTTTCGGCAGTTACCCTCGGCATTTATAAGATGGGGTCGGACATCAAGCAGCTGGGACGTCTTGGTATCCTGGCTTTTATTTGGTTTTATGTGGCAACCGGTTTGGCCATTGTTCTTGGCATCGTATTGAACGCCATTTTCCACCCAGGTGCTGGCGTGGCGTTGCAGGCTACCGGCAAAATTCCGGCGAACCTAGCTACGTCTATCAACTGGGCCCAATTCTTCCTAGACATTATTCCTGACAACGTGGTCAATGCCATTGCCAACCAGAAGATTATTCCCACCCTGTTTTTCTCGATTTGCTTTGGTCTGTGCCTGGCCAGTATTGGTGAAAAAGGCAAGCCTATCGTGCATATACTGGAAGGCCTCTTGGAAGCAATGTTTAAACTGACTAAAGGCGTTGTTGCCACAGCCCCCATTGCCGTCGCCGGCATTATGGCCTGGGTGTTCGCTACCCAAGGCGGCAAAGTACTTCTGGCCATGGCCAAATTGATCGGTACCCTCTATATCGGCCTGGCTATTGTGATGGTTATCTTCTGGATCATTGTCTATTTCCTAGGCCTCAACCCCTTTGCTACTACTAAGAAAGTTATGGAACCGCTGTTGCTGGCCTTTACGACCTGCTCGTCTGAGGTAACACTCCCTGTTCACATGGAAATTCTGGAGCGTGCTGGCATTCCCAATAAGATTGTATCCTTTGTTCTGCCGCTGGGTTACAGCTTTAACCTGGACGGCGCCGCCCTCTATCAGTCCCTTGCGGTGTGCTTCCTGGCTGAAGCCTATGGGGTTCCGCTAGACTCGGCTTCTTTATTAACTATTCTGGTCACGACTCTCATTGCTAACAAGGGTACGGCGAACGTACCGGCCGCTTCGCTGGTCGTGCTGGCCGTCATCCTGACTTCTATCGGCTTGCCGGTGGAGGCCATCGCCATTCTCGCCGGCGTCGACCGGTTTATGGACATGGGTCGCACTACTGTAAACGTGTTCGGCAATACTATCGCAGCTATTCTGTTGCACAGATTCGGCGGCGCTGCAGCCGTAGAAGATACCAATACCGGCGTCAGCGCTTAA
- a CDS encoding DUF1858 domain-containing protein — translation MMPKAANLQKIREGRRTYAITPSVPGGFIKPAQLRKYADIAEKYGATLKMTSAQRMMIIGLKAEDVDKVWEELGVNPALSYANCVRSVKMCPGSAFCKRGLDDSIKLGMELDRRYHKQEMPSRLKIGVAGCPNSCSEVHIKDIGVFATETGWTVVVGGSCGREPRLADKLAENLTYDEVLKLVEIVIDYYKKNADIERLGQMIDRIGFEKFRADVLALFQGTKEANAQPAVAANQVAASEKEPAPVQPGKITKDSIIGQVIRDNPRTIAVFRAHGMGCLGCPSASGESVEKAAGIHGIDLEELLSELNKV, via the coding sequence ATGATGCCGAAAGCAGCCAACCTGCAAAAAATTCGCGAAGGTCGCCGGACCTACGCGATTACCCCCAGTGTGCCGGGAGGGTTTATAAAGCCGGCGCAGCTCCGCAAATACGCCGATATTGCCGAGAAATATGGGGCTACACTCAAAATGACGTCGGCCCAGCGCATGATGATCATTGGCCTGAAAGCGGAAGATGTCGACAAGGTATGGGAAGAACTGGGCGTCAATCCGGCGCTGTCTTACGCTAACTGTGTGCGGAGCGTAAAGATGTGCCCTGGCAGCGCGTTTTGCAAGCGCGGCCTGGATGACTCAATCAAACTGGGTATGGAGTTGGACCGGCGCTATCATAAACAGGAGATGCCTTCACGTTTGAAAATTGGGGTAGCCGGCTGTCCTAACTCCTGCTCGGAAGTGCATATCAAAGATATCGGCGTGTTCGCTACCGAAACGGGCTGGACGGTAGTAGTAGGCGGCTCTTGCGGGCGCGAACCGCGTTTGGCCGATAAATTGGCGGAAAATCTTACCTATGACGAAGTGCTGAAATTGGTAGAAATCGTGATTGATTACTATAAGAAAAACGCTGATATTGAACGGCTTGGCCAAATGATTGACCGCATTGGCTTTGAAAAATTCCGCGCCGACGTGCTGGCTCTATTCCAAGGAACGAAGGAAGCCAATGCCCAACCGGCTGTCGCGGCCAACCAAGTCGCGGCCAGCGAAAAAGAACCGGCGCCTGTTCAGCCAGGCAAAATAACCAAAGACAGCATTATTGGCCAAGTTATCCGCGACAACCCTCGGACTATTGCTGTTTTCCGCGCTCATGGCATGGGCTGCCTCGGTTGCCCGTCGGCAAGCGGGGAAAGCGTCGAAAAGGCCGCGGGTATTCACGGGATTGACTTGGAAGAACTGTTGTCCGAATTGAATAAAGTGTAA
- the ptb gene encoding phosphate butyryltransferase yields MMRSFRDVLQAAQQGRPSRIAVAVAEDEDVLLALAEAYRHGLAQAALVGDRDKIKAAAGRAGIELSGFDIVHEPDAKAAARQAVALVSSGQAQLVMKGLISTADILRAVLDKEIGLRTGRVLSHVAVMEIDGYDRLMLLTDAAMNIAPDVNQKAQIVQNAVIVAKALGIKQPKVAPLAAVEVVNPDMPATLDAAILAKMADRGQIKGCVIDGPLALDNAVSLEAARHKGIVSPVAGMADILLAPNIETGNALYKSVVYFAKAQIGGIIAGAKAPVILTSRADSPQAKLNSIALGVIVSQLG; encoded by the coding sequence ATGATGCGTTCTTTTCGCGATGTTCTGCAGGCAGCGCAGCAGGGGCGTCCATCCCGGATTGCCGTTGCCGTCGCCGAAGATGAAGATGTGCTCTTGGCGCTGGCCGAGGCTTACCGGCATGGACTGGCCCAGGCCGCTCTAGTTGGTGACCGGGACAAAATCAAAGCGGCTGCCGGCAGGGCGGGGATTGAGCTTAGCGGGTTTGACATTGTCCATGAGCCGGATGCCAAGGCAGCGGCCAGGCAGGCTGTGGCGCTTGTCAGTTCGGGCCAAGCTCAGTTGGTAATGAAAGGACTCATTAGTACGGCCGACATTCTGCGGGCGGTGCTGGATAAAGAGATAGGACTGCGTACCGGCCGGGTGCTATCGCATGTAGCGGTTATGGAGATTGACGGTTACGACCGCTTAATGCTTCTCACTGATGCGGCTATGAATATCGCGCCCGATGTTAACCAGAAGGCGCAAATCGTGCAAAATGCCGTCATTGTTGCAAAGGCGCTCGGTATAAAGCAGCCCAAGGTGGCGCCTTTGGCCGCGGTCGAAGTGGTCAATCCTGACATGCCGGCTACCTTGGACGCGGCGATCCTGGCCAAAATGGCTGACCGCGGTCAGATCAAAGGCTGTGTGATTGACGGTCCCCTGGCCCTGGATAACGCGGTATCGCTCGAGGCGGCCCGACATAAGGGCATCGTCAGCCCGGTGGCAGGAATGGCCGACATTCTATTGGCCCCCAATATTGAAACCGGTAATGCCCTTTATAAATCGGTCGTATATTTCGCCAAGGCCCAAATAGGAGGCATCATTGCCGGCGCCAAAGCTCCCGTTATTCTCACTTCCCGGGCGGACAGCCCACAAGCCAAACTAAACTCCATCGCTCTCGGTGTTATTGTCTCTCAGCTCGGTTAA
- a CDS encoding holo-ACP synthase, whose amino-acid sequence MIIGIGIDIVEIDRIAAAIARDTFVRRIFTPGEQVYCEGRGRQRAASYGARFAGKEALLKALGTGLSGGRWQDIEILPDTKGRPQVRLTGSFAQIAAAQGVERIYITLTHARQYAAAQVILWGGENK is encoded by the coding sequence GTGATTATCGGTATCGGCATAGACATTGTGGAGATTGACCGCATTGCGGCTGCCATTGCGCGCGATACTTTTGTGCGGCGAATTTTTACGCCCGGCGAGCAGGTGTATTGTGAGGGGCGGGGGCGGCAGCGGGCCGCTTCGTATGGCGCCCGGTTTGCCGGTAAAGAGGCGCTGCTTAAAGCATTGGGAACCGGCCTGTCCGGCGGGCGCTGGCAGGACATTGAGATTTTGCCTGATACGAAAGGGCGCCCCCAGGTACGGCTTACGGGCAGTTTTGCGCAAATCGCCGCCGCACAGGGGGTTGAACGTATTTATATTACTTTGACCCATGCTCGCCAGTATGCGGCGGCGCAGGTCATTTTGTGGGGAGGCGAAAACAAATGA
- a CDS encoding NAD(P)H-hydrate epimerase, whose translation MKIATAAEMRGIDKAAIEYFGIPGLVLMEDAGAALARQVASILTDAANKRVCVFAGKGNNGGDGFVAARHLASLGAKVKVFLVFDEGDMAGDAQVNLNIIKKMGIDVLPLAGDRDWDMARVAATFADCIIDAMLGTGFSGAIQGNMARAVELVNSAGKPVVAADIPSGVHADTGRVGTVAVRADYTVTFGLPKPGLLLYPGAEYTGRLVVADITIPAALLAADTIRQNAITAQQSEAAAAAPASGGA comes from the coding sequence ATGAAAATAGCAACCGCGGCCGAAATGCGGGGGATCGACAAAGCGGCCATTGAATATTTCGGGATACCGGGCCTTGTTCTCATGGAAGACGCTGGGGCCGCCCTCGCCCGCCAGGTGGCGTCTATCCTCACGGATGCAGCCAACAAGAGAGTATGTGTTTTTGCTGGCAAAGGCAATAATGGCGGCGACGGTTTTGTCGCCGCCCGCCATCTTGCCAGCTTGGGGGCCAAAGTAAAAGTTTTCTTGGTATTTGACGAGGGTGATATGGCCGGCGATGCCCAGGTCAATCTGAATATCATCAAGAAGATGGGGATTGATGTGCTGCCGCTGGCTGGCGACCGTGATTGGGATATGGCGCGGGTGGCGGCAACGTTTGCCGACTGTATTATTGACGCCATGCTGGGGACGGGGTTTAGCGGCGCTATCCAGGGCAATATGGCCCGGGCTGTCGAGCTCGTTAACAGCGCCGGTAAACCGGTTGTGGCGGCCGACATTCCTTCCGGTGTTCATGCCGATACCGGCCGGGTCGGCACAGTGGCGGTCAGGGCGGATTATACCGTTACCTTTGGTCTGCCCAAACCGGGGCTGCTGCTATATCCGGGGGCGGAATACACCGGCCGGCTAGTGGTAGCTGACATCACTATCCCGGCCGCGCTGCTGGCCGCCGATACCATTCGCCAAAACGCCATCACGGCTCAGCAAAGCGAAGCAGCTGCTGCCGCGCCGGCATCCGGCGGCGCATAA
- a CDS encoding NAD(P)H-hydrate dehydratase: MWRGSEAYTGAAALAATGALRAGAGLVTLGVAASLLSLMQMKLTEIMTRPLPEIVGGAIGMKAVPYIDDLAARCDVLAIGPGLGRAEETMAAVREVVRNCDKPLVIDADGLNALVGHTDILRDTAALAVLTPHPGEMGRLFGLTPAQVNQDRIGVARQAAHSWGAIVVLKGAPTVVAFPDGEVYVNTSGNAGMATGGTGDVLTGVIAALIAQGLSSHDAAIAGVYLHGLAGDIAARAGQVGMAAGDVARALPAAYAGLLEE, from the coding sequence TTGTGGCGCGGGTCAGAGGCCTATACCGGCGCAGCGGCCCTGGCGGCGACGGGGGCGCTCCGCGCCGGCGCCGGCCTGGTAACACTGGGCGTTGCCGCGAGTCTGCTGAGTCTCATGCAAATGAAACTAACCGAGATTATGACGCGGCCGCTGCCGGAAATTGTCGGCGGCGCTATTGGCATGAAGGCGGTGCCCTATATTGATGATCTGGCGGCTCGCTGTGACGTGCTGGCTATCGGTCCAGGCCTGGGCCGAGCGGAAGAAACAATGGCGGCAGTGCGGGAAGTGGTCAGAAACTGTGATAAGCCGCTGGTCATCGATGCGGACGGATTGAATGCCCTTGTCGGGCATACGGATATTTTACGCGATACTGCTGCTTTGGCGGTACTGACGCCACATCCTGGCGAGATGGGTCGGCTCTTCGGCCTTACACCCGCGCAGGTCAACCAGGACCGTATTGGTGTGGCGCGGCAGGCGGCACATAGTTGGGGGGCGATTGTGGTCCTCAAGGGGGCGCCGACGGTGGTGGCTTTCCCTGATGGAGAAGTGTATGTCAATACAAGTGGCAATGCCGGTATGGCCACAGGTGGTACCGGCGATGTGCTGACCGGAGTGATTGCTGCCCTTATTGCCCAAGGCTTGTCCAGTCATGACGCCGCTATCGCCGGTGTGTATCTCCACGGCCTGGCCGGCGATATTGCCGCGCGCGCCGGCCAGGTTGGCATGGCGGCCGGCGATGTGGCTCGGGCGCTGCCGGCAGCTTATGCCGGCTTGCTGGAAGAATGA
- a CDS encoding CopG family ribbon-helix-helix protein — protein sequence MADLKRIMISIPNSLLQEVDGIIAMEKLSRSQFVREAMRLYIEERKRKTVRDMMKKGYQEMAIINLALAEEGLVADAEAYDLMPTLLTERE from the coding sequence GTGGCCGACTTAAAGCGTATCATGATTAGTATCCCGAACAGCCTTCTGCAGGAAGTGGACGGCATCATCGCCATGGAGAAGTTAAGCCGTAGCCAATTTGTTCGGGAAGCTATGCGCCTATATATCGAGGAACGGAAACGTAAGACGGTACGCGATATGATGAAGAAGGGATATCAGGAGATGGCCATAATCAATCTGGCGTTAGCTGAAGAAGGATTAGTCGCCGATGCTGAAGCCTACGATTTGATGCCCACCTTGCTGACGGAGCGTGAATAG
- a CDS encoding type II toxin-antitoxin system PemK/MazF family toxin: MIVKRGDIYYANLSPVVGSEQGGHRPVLIIQNDVGNKYSPTVIVAAITSQISKAKLPTHVEISAKQFSLDKDSVVLLEQLRTIDKRRLKEKVTHLSEDIMVKVDEAIRISLGLVQL; this comes from the coding sequence ATGATTGTAAAGCGTGGGGATATTTACTATGCTAATCTCAGCCCGGTAGTTGGCTCAGAGCAGGGTGGACACCGTCCGGTGCTAATCATCCAGAATGATGTTGGCAATAAATATAGTCCGACCGTCATTGTAGCGGCCATTACTTCCCAGATTTCTAAGGCCAAACTGCCCACGCATGTAGAAATTAGCGCCAAACAATTTAGCCTTGATAAAGATAGTGTTGTCCTGCTGGAACAGTTGCGCACCATTGACAAGCGACGGTTGAAGGAAAAAGTTACACATCTCAGCGAAGACATTATGGTCAAAGTGGATGAAGCAATCCGTATTAGCTTGGGATTGGTTCAATTATAA